The Terriglobia bacterium genome segment TCCCGCAGGACCTCCTCGATATCGCGAACGTAACCGACCTTTGCCAGCTTCACAAAGCCGACTTCCAGATGGAATCTGGGCTGAGCCGTCCAGCGCAGGTCGCTTTCGATCCGCAGCAGCATGTCGAAGAAGCGGATCAGATCCTGTTCCGTAAAAGCCGCCGAGCGCTCCGCCAGAGAGCGTTTCTCGTCGGCGCTTCCGATCACCTTGTCTTCCAGGCCGAGTTTGGTGACGAGCAGGTCGCGGATGCGGCCGATAAACTCGCGCACGAACTGCTGGAGATTCAGGCCCTGATCGACCACGATTCCGACATTTTCGAGCAGACCTCTGGAGTCGCGGCTGGCCAGGCTGTCGATGCTTCGATCGAGAATGTCGCTCGGGATGAATCCCAGAACGTCGCGGACGTCTTCATCGACGACATCCTGACCGCTGAAGGAAATGATCTGGTCCAGCAGCGATTGCGCATCCCGCATGCTGCCTTCCGATGCCTTTACGATATAACCCAGAGCCCGGTCATCGATCTTCACGCCTTCGCGTTCGCCGATCCGGCGCAGGTGCGCGTGAATTTCCGCAGGTGGAATGGTTCTGAAAATGAACTGCTGGCAGCGGGAGAGGATCGTGGCGGGAAGCTTGTGCCGCTCGGTTGTCGCCATGATGAACACGACGTGCGGAGGAGGTTCCTCGAGAATCTTCAACAAGGCGTTGAAAGCCGACGTCGAGAGCATGTGCACTTCATCAATGATGAAGATTTTGTACCGGCTCCGGGCAGCGGCGTACTTGGCGCTTTCTCTCAACTCGCGGATATTGTCGACACCGGTATTGGATGCCGCATCGATCTCGAAAACGTCGATCGATTTGCCGGACGCGATCTCCTGGCATGAGGGACAGGTGTTGTCCGGGGTGATGGTCGGGCCCTTTTCGCAATTCAGGCCCTTCGCAAGGATCCGCGCCGTTGTCGTTTTACCCACGCCGCGCGGGCCGGAGAACAGGTAGGCATGGCCGATGCGCTCCATCTGGATCGCATTCTGCAGCGTCTGCACGATCGGCTTCTGGCCGACGACATCTTCAAAAACCTGCGGCC includes the following:
- the dnaX gene encoding DNA polymerase III subunit gamma/tau, yielding MNYQVIARKFRPQVFEDVVGQKPIVQTLQNAIQMERIGHAYLFSGPRGVGKTTTARILAKGLNCEKGPTITPDNTCPSCQEIASGKSIDVFEIDAASNTGVDNIRELRESAKYAAARSRYKIFIIDEVHMLSTSAFNALLKILEEPPPHVVFIMATTERHKLPATILSRCQQFIFRTIPPAEIHAHLRRIGEREGVKIDDRALGYIVKASEGSMRDAQSLLDQIISFSGQDVVDEDVRDVLGFIPSDILDRSIDSLASRDSRGLLENVGIVVDQGLNLQQFVREFIGRIRDLLVTKLGLEDKVIGSADEKRSLAERSAAFTEQDLIRFFDMLLRIESDLRWTAQPRFHLEVGFVKLAKVGYVRDIEEVLRDVKAGGSGNPLPRPAPAKAPAPVRTPAPPRTPPTRTVSPTPVSPTPPPASPAPPPRKTEQAAAPPASGTPESSTFADVFTRRVEDRLATTAVYLQKSERIERDGDTVRVIIGNSTVLAMLQSKEHQNVLDAAAGDLIGKPVSVSLIMKETQQKDGAAAETAKDEPLVQRFLQVFRGDLAQVKPAKEE